In Desulfurella sp., the sequence AATTCTCTGGCTAAAGGTTCTATTTGAAGTGCCAAATCAAGCAACAAGTCAAAATCAACGCAAGCGTTGTTTACTTTAATGCGTTCATTCAATAGTATTAAATGTGGCGAAGTGTATAATCCAGTTTTGTAACCTTTTTGTAAAAAACTGTCATTTAACATTTGCGCAACACTGCCTTTACCGTTTGTGCCGCCAATCAATATACTTTTAAAAAAATTTTGCGGGTTAGATAGAGCTTCCAGCAACGCTTTTATGCGCTCAAGACCAAGTTTAATAGAATATGGTTGCAGGTTATCTAAAATTTTTTTGAGTTTTATATAGCTTTGCATAAAACAATTGCCACAGCATATTCACTTGTATGTGATATGCTAACATCTGCATTAAATTTTTTATTTTCAATATAAATTTGTACTGCACCGTGTTTATCGTTTAAGACTTCTATTTTATTAAGAGGTATTTTTAAGTTTGTTGCTTTAAAAAAAGCTTCTTTTGCACAAAACTTGCCGCATAGATGAATATGTGGGAATTTTTTTGAAAAACAATAATCTAATTCTTTTTGAGAAAAAATCCTATGTAGCGTTTTTTTTTCAAATTTTTTAAGCATGAGCTCAAATCTTTTAGTTTGTTCTATATCTATGCCAACCATCTGGCTTTTTCAATAATTTGTTTCATTTGGATTATAGCTTCTTTCAAGCCACAAAAAACAGCTCTTGAGATAATAGAATGACCTATATTTAATTCTTCAATTTCTTTGATTTTTGCAATCAGACTAACATTTTGGTAATTCAGGCCATGCCCTGCATGGACGCAGAGCCCAAGACTTTTTGCAAAAATAGCTGCATCTTTAATTGAATTTGCGAATTGAAGTTTTTGAGATATCGGTGCATTTGCATACTCACCTGTGTGAATTTCGATTGAATCTGCATTAAGCTTTTTTGCTGCTTCAATTTGTTTTTTATCTGGATCAATAAATAAACTTACAAGTATGTTTTTTGAATGCAATTTATCTATTACTTCTTTTAACTTTTCAAAGTTAGATATTACATCAAGACCACCTTCCGTTGTAAGTTCTTTTCTTTTTTCAGGCACAAGTGTTGATTGATATGGGACAAGATTTAAAGCAAAATTTACTATTTTCTCTTCTATGCTCATTTCCAGGTTCAGTGGAATTTTGATTGTATTTTTAACCAATATACAATCATTTTCCTGAATATGGCGTCTATCTTCCCTTAGATGCATAGTAATATTATCAGCAAGGGCTTCTTGAGCAATTAAAGCTGCATAGATTGGCTCTGGTTCTATACCCAGTCTTGCCTGTCTTAGTGTTGCTATGTGGTCAATATTAATTCCAAGCCTCATTTTTTAGCCTCCAAAATGGTTTTTAATACATAATTTAGACTATTTTCTTCGTTCGAGTGTATAATTATGGCATTTTTTGGCTTTTCAAATATTTCTTTTTGTTTAAAATATATATCAACTGTGCCATCTGAAATGCTTTTTTGGTGTTTTCTTTTTTCAAGATTTTTGAATATTGTTTGCTCATCTGGATCAAGAAAAACAAAATTAGGCGTTATTCCAAGTTTTTCTATCGTATTTACCAAACTTTGTCTGTGTGAATGTTTTATGTAGGTTGCATCAAGTATAACATTAAAACCATCTTTTAAAGCTTCGTAAGCTAACTGGCTTAATTTTTCATATACTAACTGTGTGTGATAGGTGCTGTAAATGCCTTTTTCAAAACCGTTTGTATTTCCAGAAAATAACTGTTTTCTGACAATATCAGATGAAAAAACCTTTGCGTTGAGTTTTTGCGATAATCTTTCGCTAAAATAGCTTTTGCCACAGCCAGTCAAGCCAACCATTGCAATAAGTATCGGTTTATACTTTTTATCAATATATTTATAAGATAGATCAAAATATTTGCTAGATAGCTCTTTTTTATTTTCAAAATAATAAATTTTTCCCCTTACATAGGCTCTGTAGGTTTTGTAAAAATTAAGTACTTCTCTAATAGAATAATCTTTCGAATATTCAATGTATTTTTGCAAAAAAAAATCAGATAAATTTTGTTTGCTGTGAAATTCTAAATCCATAAGCAAAAAAGCTACATCACTTGCAACATCAGAGTATCTGAAACGGTCGTTGAATTCTATACAGTCGTATATGTAAATTTTATCGGCAAGGCAAATATTGTGGGAATACAAATCGCCATGACAATCTTTAATTTTTTGCTCTACAATGCGTTTTTGCCAATCATACGTATCTAAAAAGTCATTTGTGTATTTTTTAATTGATTCAAACTGGTGTTTTGTTAAAAACGTACCTTGTGCTTTGATTGTTTGGTTAAAATTTTCGTCTGTATTGATTTTTATGTTTTCTTTTTTGCCAAATTCACTGATTTGTGGATTTGTTTGAGCATTTTTGTGAAAGTTTGCTATAATATTTGATAGTTTGTCTATATCTTTCAGTGTGACTTTATCTTTTTCAAGCAACACATCCATCATTTTATCTTGCGGAAGCTTTTTCATGGCAACTGCGTATTCTACAACTTCACCAGGACCCGATATAAAAAATTCATCTGCATTTTTTGTAATTGGCACAACCCCTAAATATAAATCGGGTGAAAANNNNNNNNNNGGTGAAAATCTGCTATTTAATTCAACTTCTTTTTCGCAATAGTATTTTCTTTTTTGCAGGCTTGTAAAATCTAGAAAACCAAAATTTACGCTTTTTTTTATTTTATAAACAATCTCATTTACTAAAACATACGATATGTGCGTTTCAATAAGTGTTGCTTTGAGCTTGTTTTTTAAGTTTTCTATTAATTGATTCATGGTAAGAATATACACAACCGCAATAATTTTGTCTATAGAAATTGAATTCTTTAGAAAGCTCGCATGAGCGTTTAAAACCGTCTTTCTTTTTAAAATCTTCCTCAAAAAAACGCACATTTAGACTTTCGAGTGTTTTGCCAATCTGTAGGATTGTATTATATTTTTTCAAAGGACTTACAGATAATGTGGTTGTAAAGTACTCAAAATTATGTTTTTTGGCAAAAAAAGCAGTTTTGTACAATCTGTAAGCATAACATAGTGTGCACCTTTTAGAACCTTCTGGATAATTTTTGTATAATTTTACTTTTTTAAACCATTCTTTGGGATCGTATTTTGGGACAATTAGCTCTAAATTGTGGTATTTGCAAAGCTCAGTCATTTCTTTTAATCTTAGCTGATATTCTTTTTTGGGCTGTATATTTGGGTTAAAAAAATATATGCTACGTCTAAATTTTTCTTTTAAGCGCTCTATTACACTTGTCGCACACGGTGCACAACAGGCATGCAAAAGTAATTTTGGTTTAAATGTGCCATTTATAAATTGTTTTATCGGCTCAAAACTTTTTCTGTGTATATCGCATATGCCAAACTTTTCCAATAATTCGATATGCTTTTTTGTGCCATATCCTTTGTGTTGATCAAATGCATGATTTGGATATTTTTGAGACATAAGTATCATGTAGTGGTCTCGACTTACTTTTGCCAGAATAGATGCTGCTGATATGCAGGCTATTTTTGAGTCCCCATCTACGATACTTTTAAATTTGACCGGTAAATTTAAGTGATCTTTTCCATCTATCAATAATAAATCTGGCTTTTTGGGTATGAACAAGAGTGCTCTTTTTATTGATATCTCAAAGGCTTTTACAATGCCAAATCTATCTATTTCTTTGCAAGTAGCAATTCCAATGCCGTATATTGAGTGTCTGGTAAGTATTTTATAAATTTCTTCACGTTTTTTTTGCGTTAAAACTTTTGAATCTTTTACTATTAGATTAAGCCTTTTTGGTAGAATGCAAACAGCGCTGACAATTGGTCCAGCCCATGGACCTCTTCCTGCTTCATCAACGCCCGCTATTAGCATAGAGAACTTTTTTTGGCAAATATATGTGAGTATTTAGGTTTGTTAAGGTATTTTTCCACAACCGAACATTTTATTATAAACAAAAAAAACACCCTATCATCGTCAAACTCTGAAAGTGTTTCAAAGTTGCCCTGCCCTTTTGATATAATAACATCAGCTTTGTTATAGATTTTTTTGCATAGATTATCACAGTAATCAGGCCAGAAACCAGGTGTTGGTTTTGTACTTTCAATTAGTGTTCCTATCTCTTCTAAACCCAAACCTTCAATGTCATTTTTGGTTACATCATTTATTATTGGTTTTCCTCGCAAGGCAATGTAGATATTTAAATTTGGATAAAGGTTTTTTATGGTTTGTAAAAGCAGTTTGTCAAAAACAATCTCTCCTGCATTATCTGCTAAAAAAAGCAATGTTTTAGCTTTGTTTATTTTTAATTTGAAATCTTCAATATCGTTAACCAAAAAACCTTCATTAATTGCCTTGTTAAGTGTTTCTTTTATGTTGAATTTTTCTATTTGAGAGCCAAAATCAATTATATTTCCTGCAACAGAAATGTTTATTGCGGCTTGCAACTTATCATCTGAGTCTTCAATGTAGCGTTTTAGATCATCTACGTAGTTAAGCGCTATTTTATTGTACTTCTTTTTAATTTCACTGTATGGATCATCATGGTCAAGTGTTTTGGTTATAGAACCATACACAAACTCTGATATTAAAGGTGGTGCTACATTATATTCAATTTCAGATAATACTTTTGTTACATTTTTTAATGCCTTTATGGCATCATCGTCTTTTTTGCTGATGATTTCTGTAGCTCTAATAGCTTGCGAAACAAAGCAAACAAAACACTCTGGTTTTACTTTCACATGTAGTATTATACTACAAAAAATTTTTAAGTAAAGGATGGTTTTAGTTTTACAAAATTACAAATTTATGCTAATATTACAAGCCTATGGAAGTAATTGATTCAATGGATGGCTTTAATAAGGCAATTGATAGCAAACCTTTAGTTGGTATACTTTTTAGCTCAAACAGTTGTTCAACATGCAAAGCCCTATCATTT encodes:
- the acpS gene encoding holo-ACP synthase, translating into MVGIDIEQTKRFELMLKKFEKKTLHRIFSQKELDYCFSKKFPHIHLCGKFCAKEAFFKATNLKIPLNKIEVLNDKHGAVQIYIENKKFNADVSISHTSEYAVAIVLCKAI
- a CDS encoding pyridoxine 5'-phosphate synthase; its protein translation is MRLGINIDHIATLRQARLGIEPEPIYAALIAQEALADNITMHLREDRRHIQENDCILVKNTIKIPLNLEMSIEEKIVNFALNLVPYQSTLVPEKRKELTTEGGLDVISNFEKLKEVIDKLHSKNILVSLFIDPDKKQIEAAKKLNADSIEIHTGEYANAPISQKLQFANSIKDAAIFAKSLGLCVHAGHGLNYQNVSLIAKIKEIEELNIGHSIISRAVFCGLKEAIIQMKQIIEKARWLA
- a CDS encoding ribonuclease HII produces the protein MLIAGVDEAGRGPWAGPIVSAVCILPKRLNLIVKDSKVLTQKKREEIYKILTRHSIYGIGIATCKEIDRFGIVKAFEISIKRALLFIPKKPDLLLIDGKDHLNLPVKFKSIVDGDSKIACISAASILAKVSRDHYMILMSQKYPNHAFDQHKGYGTKKHIELLEKFGICDIHRKSFEPIKQFINGTFKPKLLLHACCAPCATSVIERLKEKFRRSIYFFNPNIQPKKEYQLRLKEMTELCKYHNLELIVPKYDPKEWFKKVKLYKNYPEGSKRCTLCYAYRLYKTAFFAKKHNFEYFTTTLSVSPLKKYNTILQIGKTLESLNVRFFEEDFKKKDGFKRSCELSKEFNFYRQNYCGCVYSYHESINRKLKKQAQSNTY
- a CDS encoding bifunctional aminoglycoside phosphotransferase/ATP-binding protein, with translation FSPDLYLGVVPITKNADEFFISGPGEVVEYAVAMKKLPQDKMMDVLLEKDKVTLKDIDKLSNIIANFHKNAQTNPQISEFGKKENIKINTDENFNQTIKAQGTFLTKHQFESIKKYTNDFLDTYDWQKRIVEQKIKDCHGDLYSHNICLADKIYIYDCIEFNDRFRYSDVASDVAFLLMDLEFHSKQNLSDFFLQKYIEYSKDYSIREVLNFYKTYRAYVRGKIYYFENKKELSSKYFDLSYKYIDKKYKPILIAMVGLTGCGKSYFSERLSQKLNAKVFSSDIVRKQLFSGNTNGFEKGIYSTYHTQLVYEKLSQLAYEALKDGFNVILDATYIKHSHRQSLVNTIEKLGITPNFVFLDPDEQTIFKNLEKRKHQKSISDGTVDIYFKQKEIFEKPKNAIIIHSNEENSLNYVLKTILEAKK
- a CDS encoding ARMT1-like domain-containing protein, which encodes MKVKPECFVCFVSQAIRATEIISKKDDDAIKALKNVTKVLSEIEYNVAPPLISEFVYGSITKTLDHDDPYSEIKKKYNKIALNYVDDLKRYIEDSDDKLQAAINISVAGNIIDFGSQIEKFNIKETLNKAINEGFLVNDIEDFKLKINKAKTLLFLADNAGEIVFDKLLLQTIKNLYPNLNIYIALRGKPIINDVTKNDIEGLGLEEIGTLIESTKPTPGFWPDYCDNLCKKIYNKADVIISKGQGNFETLSEFDDDRVFFLFIIKCSVVEKYLNKPKYSHIFAKKSSLC